In Anseongella ginsenosidimutans, one genomic interval encodes:
- a CDS encoding phosphocholine-specific phospholipase C: MDATRREFIRQASLLAGGVGIWDKLPASIKKAFEIDPGPGTTFYDAEHIVVLMQENRSFDHSFGTLQGVRGFNDPRALRQPGGNKVWLQRNKAGETYAPFRLNIKDTRATWMGSLPHSWPDMTDARNSGKMDQWLEAKKPGNKDFEGMPLTMGYYNREDLPFYYALADAFTVCDQYFCSSLTGTTPNRLYLWSGTIRDEGRTNAPANVRNSDVTYEKEASWRAFPELLERHGVSWRIYQNELSLDTGLSGEEEAWLANFTDNPIEWFTQYHVRYSAAYLRELSRKAEALGKELRDLEEEREYPEKEKEYREKEALLGRLNAEISKWSPENFAKLDETARNIHRRAFTTNENDPNYHRLKDLAYEENGEERNTSIPAGDVLHRFREDVKNKQLPAVSWLVAPERFSDHPGSPWYGAWYISEVMDILTGDPETWKKTIFLITYDENDGYFDHVAPFVPPVPGKKHTGKVSEGIDTKTEYVSLEEEIREKGENKEDAREGPIGLGFRVPMIVASPWSRGGRVNSQVFDHTSVLQFMESFFSKKTGKALRETNISAWRRTVCGNLQSAFMAYGGEKIDYPAPVNRQAFIKSIYNAKFRQLPSGYKTLSAEAIDRVNRRLQPEDIMPAQEPGIRDACALPYQLAVNGRLEKDRQAFTINFQAGNSAFGKEAAGAPFLVYAPGSYLAAESVPGPAVYEKCRNWAYAVTAGDKLADTWPLGNFGEGVYELEVYGPNGFFRSFRGTQKDPLLLIEEEYVPEPRKAGTLADSLRLKIRNFSAVDAVRLTLSGKDYGMLPQTALIPPGAATLMTIDTGKSYGWYDLRLTAEGYEAFEQRLAGRVETGGPRKTDPVMGRTSV; encoded by the coding sequence ATGGACGCAACCAGGAGAGAATTCATCAGGCAGGCCTCTTTGCTTGCCGGAGGCGTGGGAATATGGGATAAGCTGCCCGCCTCCATAAAGAAGGCCTTTGAAATAGACCCGGGACCGGGCACCACCTTTTATGACGCGGAGCATATTGTGGTGCTGATGCAGGAAAACCGTTCATTCGATCATAGCTTTGGCACGCTGCAGGGGGTCAGGGGATTTAACGACCCCAGGGCGCTTCGCCAGCCTGGCGGAAATAAAGTGTGGCTGCAGCGGAATAAGGCGGGAGAAACCTATGCTCCTTTCCGGCTGAATATTAAAGATACGCGCGCCACCTGGATGGGAAGCCTGCCCCATAGCTGGCCCGACATGACAGATGCCCGCAACTCCGGAAAAATGGACCAATGGCTGGAAGCAAAAAAACCGGGGAATAAAGATTTTGAAGGCATGCCTCTTACCATGGGTTATTATAACCGGGAAGACCTGCCTTTTTACTATGCCCTGGCTGATGCTTTCACCGTTTGCGATCAATATTTCTGCTCTTCTCTTACCGGCACTACTCCCAACCGCCTGTATTTATGGAGCGGGACTATCCGGGATGAAGGACGAACTAATGCGCCGGCAAACGTCCGGAATTCGGATGTTACTTATGAAAAGGAAGCCAGCTGGCGGGCTTTTCCCGAATTACTGGAGCGGCACGGGGTATCCTGGCGAATTTACCAGAATGAACTGAGCCTGGATACCGGCCTTTCAGGCGAAGAAGAAGCCTGGCTGGCCAATTTTACCGATAATCCCATCGAATGGTTCACGCAATACCATGTCCGGTATTCAGCTGCCTACCTGAGGGAACTCAGCAGGAAAGCGGAAGCGCTCGGGAAGGAACTCCGCGACCTGGAGGAGGAGCGGGAATACCCTGAGAAGGAAAAGGAATACCGGGAGAAAGAAGCGTTGCTCGGCCGGCTGAACGCGGAGATCAGCAAATGGAGCCCGGAGAATTTTGCGAAGCTCGACGAAACGGCCAGGAATATTCACCGAAGAGCATTTACCACGAACGAGAATGATCCCAACTATCATCGTTTAAAAGACCTGGCCTACGAGGAAAACGGGGAAGAACGAAACACCAGCATTCCCGCCGGCGATGTACTGCATCGGTTCCGGGAAGATGTGAAGAATAAGCAGTTACCGGCAGTATCCTGGTTGGTTGCGCCTGAGCGTTTCTCCGATCATCCGGGATCCCCCTGGTACGGGGCATGGTATATTTCGGAAGTGATGGATATTCTTACCGGCGATCCCGAAACCTGGAAGAAAACGATCTTCCTGATCACTTATGACGAAAATGACGGTTATTTTGACCATGTGGCGCCTTTCGTGCCCCCGGTTCCCGGCAAGAAGCATACCGGTAAGGTATCGGAGGGAATTGACACAAAAACTGAATATGTTTCCCTGGAGGAAGAGATCCGGGAAAAGGGAGAAAACAAGGAAGACGCCAGGGAAGGCCCCATTGGCCTGGGATTTCGAGTTCCCATGATCGTGGCTTCACCCTGGAGCCGGGGCGGAAGAGTAAATTCCCAGGTGTTTGATCATACCTCGGTGCTGCAATTTATGGAAAGCTTCTTTTCGAAGAAAACCGGCAAAGCCCTGAGGGAAACCAATATTTCCGCCTGGCGAAGAACGGTTTGCGGCAACCTGCAGTCTGCGTTTATGGCTTACGGGGGCGAAAAGATCGATTATCCGGCTCCTGTCAACCGGCAGGCCTTCATAAAAAGCATTTATAACGCGAAGTTCAGGCAGCTCCCCTCGGGCTATAAAACGTTGTCCGCCGAAGCGATAGACCGGGTGAACCGGCGACTGCAGCCGGAGGATATCATGCCCGCTCAGGAGCCGGGGATCCGCGACGCTTGCGCGCTTCCTTATCAGCTCGCCGTAAACGGAAGGCTGGAAAAAGACAGGCAGGCGTTTACCATAAATTTCCAGGCCGGCAACAGTGCCTTCGGAAAGGAAGCTGCAGGAGCGCCCTTCCTTGTTTATGCCCCGGGAAGCTATCTTGCCGCGGAATCCGTTCCCGGCCCGGCGGTTTATGAAAAATGCCGGAACTGGGCTTACGCCGTTACCGCCGGTGACAAACTGGCGGATACCTGGCCGCTCGGGAACTTTGGGGAAGGAGTGTATGAACTCGAGGTTTACGGTCCGAATGGCTTTTTCCGATCATTCCGGGGTACGCAAAAAGATCCTTTGCTGTTAATTGAAGAAGAATATGTCCCGGAGCCGCGTAAAGCCGGCACGCTGGCTGACAGCCTGCGGTTAAAAATACGCAATTTTTCCGCTGTGGATGCCGTACGGCTGACTTTAAGCGGGAAGGATTATGGAATGCTTCCGCAAACGGCCCTGATTCCGCCCGGCGCCGCGACCCTGATGACCATTGATACCGGAAAGAGTTACGGATGGTATGATTTACGGCTCACAGCCGAAGGATACGAGGCCTTTGAGCAACGTTTGGCCGGTCGTGTGGAGACCGGCGGGCCGCGTAAAACCGACCCCGTCATGGGCCGCACATCTGTCTGA
- a CDS encoding cation:proton antiporter produces MDTYIISLSIIGLSILGMACMPAITRKLKVSYGLLYVLAGIVLYAFFGKWLPWPSPVWHEDYAIHITELAVIIALMGTGLKIDQAFSFRRWRIPFRLVFITMLLCIAAVSGLGIVFLGLDPASALLLGAVLAPTDPVLASEVQVGPPLEKEKDNIRFPLTAEAGMNDGMAFPFVWLAIMGTQPSGQAPDFAAWAAYDLLYRLGAGILCGYVMGRLLAWLLFHLPFKGEKMVIQDGFVAISGTLLVYGLTELIHGYGFIAVFVAAVTLRNNEMEHQFHLKLHEFTDQMERMVLAVLLLLFGGSLVTGLLNNLDWEMAIFGLAFVLLIRPLAGLTGLAGTGLHLKEKLAISFFGIRGIGSLFYLSFAFNETGFGTEEVLWTITAFTILISIVLHGLTAAVSLEKLQRAGYRRRR; encoded by the coding sequence ATGGACACTTATATTATTAGTCTTAGCATTATTGGCTTATCAATACTCGGCATGGCGTGCATGCCGGCCATCACGAGGAAGCTCAAAGTTTCTTACGGGCTGCTATACGTATTGGCGGGAATAGTACTATATGCGTTCTTTGGCAAATGGCTCCCCTGGCCCAGCCCGGTATGGCATGAAGATTATGCGATCCATATTACCGAACTGGCGGTGATCATTGCCCTGATGGGGACAGGGCTTAAAATCGACCAGGCTTTTTCTTTCAGAAGATGGCGCATTCCTTTCAGGCTGGTATTCATTACCATGCTGCTTTGCATTGCGGCGGTATCAGGGCTTGGCATCGTGTTCCTGGGCCTCGATCCGGCTTCTGCTCTGCTGTTGGGTGCAGTACTGGCTCCAACTGATCCCGTACTGGCTTCTGAAGTCCAGGTAGGCCCTCCCCTGGAAAAGGAGAAGGATAATATACGCTTTCCCTTAACGGCGGAGGCCGGGATGAACGACGGCATGGCTTTCCCTTTTGTATGGCTGGCAATTATGGGAACTCAGCCATCCGGACAAGCGCCGGACTTTGCTGCCTGGGCGGCATACGACTTGCTTTACCGCCTGGGGGCAGGTATTCTTTGTGGTTACGTGATGGGCCGTTTGCTGGCCTGGCTGCTGTTTCACCTCCCGTTTAAAGGCGAAAAAATGGTTATCCAGGACGGATTTGTGGCTATTTCAGGTACTTTACTGGTTTACGGCCTGACCGAACTCATCCACGGGTACGGCTTTATAGCGGTTTTTGTCGCCGCAGTTACCTTGCGAAACAATGAGATGGAGCATCAGTTCCACCTGAAGCTTCATGAATTCACTGACCAGATGGAGAGAATGGTACTGGCCGTCCTGTTGCTGCTCTTCGGCGGAAGCCTGGTTACCGGCCTGCTGAATAACCTGGACTGGGAAATGGCGATTTTCGGTTTGGCTTTTGTACTGCTGATCCGCCCGCTGGCGGGCCTTACGGGACTGGCGGGGACCGGTTTGCATTTAAAAGAAAAACTAGCCATCAGCTTTTTCGGCATCCGTGGTATAGGTTCCCTGTTCTACCTTTCCTTTGCATTCAACGAAACGGGATTCGGAACGGAAGAGGTGCTTTGGACCATTACCGCCTTCACCATTCTTATTTCCATCGTTTTACACGGCCTCACCGCGGCAGTTAGCCTGGAAAAGCTTCAAAGGGCCGGGTACCGGCGCCGGCGCTAA
- a CDS encoding M23 family metallopeptidase → MNLKSSAPLLIFLISVTLGAGFILFSALSSEPAAPPAPVVKKAPVPAVPREFGLSLDSFNVTTSTVKRNEFLSNILQRHQIDLSEISMLSQKAKEVFDVRKIAAGNSYAIFTPKVNAGEARAAYFVYQPNPVDYIVYDLRDSMRVYAGKHKVTTRMKTVSGTINSSLYETFEKGGANPALSMQLAQDIYGWVINFYAIKKDDWFKVQYEQSYVKGEPVGTGRIVSAVFSHEGKEYDAYYFRPDSASRGEYYDEEGNSLRRAFLKAPLKFSRISSRYTQRRFHPVQKRWKAHLGTDFAAPSGTPIVATGTGVVTESRYSKYNGNYVKIRHNGTYTTQYLHMSKRAVRRGQHVSQGEVIGYVGSTGLATGPHVCYRFWKNGRQVDALKQHFPPAEPVAEALRPAFERMVASARQVLAGIPMETGEGPEEELAMR, encoded by the coding sequence ATGAACTTAAAGAGCAGCGCGCCTTTACTTATTTTTCTTATATCAGTTACCCTTGGGGCCGGTTTTATTTTATTTTCGGCCTTAAGTTCGGAACCTGCCGCACCTCCGGCCCCGGTCGTAAAAAAAGCCCCGGTGCCTGCTGTTCCGCGTGAATTTGGCCTCTCGCTGGATTCCTTTAATGTCACTACCTCGACCGTTAAACGTAATGAGTTCCTTTCCAATATACTTCAGCGCCATCAGATTGATCTTTCGGAGATCTCCATGCTTTCACAAAAGGCGAAAGAAGTATTCGACGTAAGAAAGATCGCAGCGGGCAATTCCTATGCGATTTTTACCCCGAAAGTAAATGCCGGCGAGGCCCGCGCAGCTTATTTTGTGTACCAGCCAAACCCGGTTGACTATATTGTATATGACCTCCGGGATTCCATGCGCGTTTACGCAGGCAAGCATAAGGTGACAACCCGTATGAAAACGGTGTCTGGTACGATCAACAGCTCCCTGTATGAGACATTTGAAAAAGGCGGCGCTAATCCGGCGCTGTCCATGCAGCTTGCCCAGGACATTTATGGCTGGGTCATTAATTTTTATGCGATAAAAAAGGACGACTGGTTCAAGGTGCAATATGAACAGTCTTATGTGAAAGGGGAGCCCGTCGGCACCGGACGCATTGTTTCCGCCGTTTTTTCGCATGAAGGCAAAGAATATGACGCCTACTATTTCCGTCCGGACAGTGCATCAAGGGGTGAATATTATGATGAAGAAGGCAACAGCCTCCGGCGGGCTTTTTTGAAAGCGCCCCTGAAGTTCAGCCGCATTTCTTCGCGCTATACGCAAAGGCGGTTCCATCCTGTGCAGAAAAGGTGGAAGGCGCACCTGGGTACTGATTTTGCTGCTCCCAGCGGGACTCCCATCGTTGCTACCGGCACAGGGGTGGTGACCGAATCACGGTATTCCAAATACAACGGCAATTACGTAAAAATACGGCATAACGGCACTTATACTACTCAGTACCTGCATATGAGCAAAAGGGCGGTAAGAAGGGGCCAGCACGTTAGCCAGGGAGAGGTAATCGGATATGTAGGCAGCACCGGTCTGGCCACAGGGCCGCATGTTTGCTACCGATTTTGGAAAAATGGACGCCAGGTTGACGCACTCAAACAGCATTTTCCGCCGGCTGAGCCGGTTGCCGAAGCCCTGCGGCCGGCATTCGAAAGAATGGTAGCATCAGCCCGCCAGGTACTGGCCGGCATTCCGATGGAAACCGGAGAGGGCCCGGAAGAAGAGCTGGCTATGCGCTAA
- a CDS encoding SMP-30/gluconolactonase/LRE family protein, with translation MPAWRQEAGDHECPLDLPEPGFTPVADNYEGKKFNSPNDAVQRSNGDLFFTDPPYGLEKRANDPAREIPFQGVYKVNGKGQVTLLTDSISRPNGIALTPDEKTLIVANSDPEKAIWYTFDLGSRDSLVNPGILMDVTGEVSQAPGLPDGLKIDSEGTIFASGPGGIWVFGKDRKLLGKIKVEGVASNCALDEKTSTLYITADSLILRVKM, from the coding sequence ATGCCAGCATGGCGACAGGAGGCTGGCGATCATGAATGCCCCCTGGACCTTCCTGAGCCCGGTTTTACCCCGGTTGCTGATAATTACGAAGGGAAGAAATTCAACAGTCCTAATGACGCGGTCCAGCGAAGCAACGGCGACCTTTTCTTTACGGATCCGCCCTATGGCCTGGAAAAAAGAGCAAATGACCCGGCCCGTGAAATCCCCTTTCAGGGCGTTTACAAGGTCAACGGGAAAGGGCAGGTAACCCTGCTGACCGATTCCATCAGCCGGCCAAACGGGATTGCACTTACACCGGATGAAAAAACACTGATCGTTGCCAACTCGGACCCTGAAAAAGCTATATGGTATACATTTGATCTCGGCAGCCGCGACTCGCTCGTTAACCCTGGAATACTGATGGATGTGACCGGGGAAGTAAGCCAGGCGCCGGGCCTTCCCGACGGTCTTAAAATAGATAGCGAAGGAACAATTTTTGCCAGCGGGCCGGGAGGTATCTGGGTTTTCGGGAAAGACCGGAAGTTGCTGGGTAAGATAAAAGTAGAAGGTGTTGCGTCCAACTGCGCACTCGACGAAAAGACCAGTACGCTGTATATTACCGCCGACAGCCTTATTTTACGGGTAAAAATGTAA
- a CDS encoding serine hydrolase domain-containing protein has translation MKSSLSAVLLLLLQFAGGRLAAQVAENDPAAKLAAKVDGLFAGIDAANDPGAAVMVVRNGDVLLRRCYGLANLEHRAPITSSTVFDIASLSKQFAGMAISMLVEEGRISLEDDIRKYIPELPDFGHTITVGHLVHHTSGIRDWPGTLALAGSRMDDVITFEQILNMAYHQQGLNFPPGSEYTYSNTGYNLLAELVARVSGKTFREWTHERIFQPLGMKSTHFHDDPSEMVPGKAYGYHRQGNGKFLAIHNGLTALGSSSLYTSIDDLAKWVMNFSEPEVGGKRVIERMFRQGSLNNGKQISYAFGLVAGQYRGLKILDHSGSWASFNTFLLHFPEQGFSVVVLMNYSPANPGRLAYNIADLYLDGQLEPQKTPVKQERAAEPAAYPAPDAAALQEFGGRYKSGELEAVYTIVPAEGKLMARHRRHGEIALRPVAKDTFQGAAWFMQTVEFTRDEAGNISGFLVSHQRCRNQRFEKQARLE, from the coding sequence ATGAAAAGTTCGTTATCAGCTGTCCTCCTCTTACTGCTGCAATTCGCAGGCGGGCGCCTCGCTGCACAGGTTGCGGAAAATGATCCGGCGGCTAAACTGGCAGCTAAAGTAGATGGCTTATTTGCCGGTATTGACGCTGCAAATGATCCCGGAGCGGCAGTTATGGTAGTCCGGAACGGGGATGTATTGCTTCGCCGCTGCTATGGCCTGGCCAACCTGGAGCATCGGGCGCCCATTACTTCCTCAACGGTTTTTGACATAGCTTCTTTATCCAAGCAATTTGCCGGGATGGCTATTTCCATGCTGGTGGAAGAGGGCCGGATCTCTTTGGAGGACGACATCCGTAAGTATATTCCGGAGCTTCCTGATTTCGGGCATACGATCACCGTTGGCCACCTTGTGCATCATACCAGCGGGATCCGGGACTGGCCCGGAACGCTGGCCCTGGCGGGTTCCCGCATGGACGATGTGATCACCTTTGAACAGATCCTCAATATGGCCTATCACCAGCAGGGCCTCAATTTTCCGCCCGGTTCCGAATATACTTATTCGAATACGGGCTACAACCTGCTGGCGGAACTGGTAGCCCGCGTTAGCGGTAAAACGTTCCGGGAATGGACTCATGAACGTATTTTTCAGCCGCTCGGAATGAAATCTACTCATTTCCATGATGATCCTTCCGAAATGGTTCCGGGAAAAGCATACGGTTATCACCGGCAGGGGAACGGGAAATTCCTGGCCATACATAACGGCCTTACCGCACTGGGCTCCAGCTCCCTCTATACGAGTATCGACGACCTGGCAAAATGGGTGATGAACTTCAGCGAGCCTGAAGTGGGCGGAAAACGGGTAATTGAACGAATGTTCCGGCAAGGCTCCCTAAATAACGGCAAACAAATATCCTATGCCTTTGGATTGGTGGCAGGGCAATACCGCGGACTGAAGATATTAGACCATAGCGGCTCCTGGGCCTCCTTTAATACCTTTTTACTACATTTCCCGGAGCAGGGCTTTTCGGTGGTGGTCCTGATGAATTACAGCCCCGCGAATCCGGGCCGCCTGGCATATAATATTGCCGACCTGTATCTTGACGGCCAGCTTGAGCCGCAGAAAACACCTGTAAAGCAGGAAAGAGCTGCCGAACCTGCAGCTTACCCGGCGCCGGACGCCGCTGCCCTTCAGGAATTCGGCGGCCGGTACAAAAGCGGAGAACTGGAGGCGGTTTACACCATCGTTCCCGCCGAAGGGAAATTAATGGCCAGGCACCGGCGGCACGGCGAGATAGCACTCAGGCCGGTTGCCAAAGACACGTTTCAGGGGGCGGCCTGGTTTATGCAAACAGTAGAATTTACCCGGGATGAAGCAGGAAACATAAGCGGCTTCCTGGTTTCGCATCAGCGCTGCAGGAACCAACGCTTCGAAAAGCAAGCCAGGTTAGAATAA
- a CDS encoding 3-keto-disaccharide hydrolase, which translates to MKLLLTLCAAAALMSSCSTASKQKASGDKENAAAENTASPDAGGEEWTSLFDGKSLEGWKASEHPATFSVEDGMIKVAGPRAHLFYVGPVMDHDFKDFEFRAQVMTTHGSNSGIYFHTAYQDSGWPSKGYEVQVNNSHTDWRRTGSLYGIDDVKDVLVKDNEWYTEHIIVRGKHIIIKINDKTVVDYTEPDSVAQVTEANGRRISSGTFALQGHDPESTVFYKDIEVKPL; encoded by the coding sequence ATGAAATTACTCCTAACCCTATGCGCTGCTGCAGCGCTGATGTCTTCCTGTTCAACGGCTTCGAAGCAAAAAGCTTCCGGAGACAAAGAAAACGCTGCCGCAGAAAATACGGCTTCTCCGGATGCCGGCGGCGAAGAGTGGACGAGCCTTTTTGACGGGAAGTCTCTGGAGGGCTGGAAAGCTTCCGAACATCCCGCCACCTTCAGCGTGGAAGACGGGATGATTAAGGTGGCAGGCCCCAGGGCGCACTTGTTTTATGTAGGCCCGGTAATGGACCACGATTTTAAGGACTTTGAATTCCGCGCGCAAGTGATGACTACGCATGGCTCCAATTCAGGGATCTATTTTCATACCGCTTACCAGGACTCCGGCTGGCCCTCAAAGGGCTACGAGGTACAGGTGAATAATTCACATACGGACTGGCGGAGAACCGGCAGCCTTTACGGAATCGACGACGTAAAGGATGTATTGGTAAAAGATAATGAATGGTATACGGAACATATCATTGTCCGGGGGAAGCATATTATTATCAAAATCAATGACAAAACGGTAGTGGATTATACGGAACCGGACAGCGTGGCCCAGGTAACGGAGGCAAACGGCCGCCGGATTTCCAGCGGAACGTTCGCCCTGCAGGGGCATGATCCGGAAAGTACCGTATTTTATAAAGATATTGAAGTGAAACCACTGTAA
- a CDS encoding DUF4251 domain-containing protein, protein MKRIYPVLRITLCALLIAAAYLPAGAQDMDEADVKALIEDRNFVFKAQMALPMGGNSRYLTSSYDMKVSEERVITYLPYFGRAYRAPSDLTGGGIDFESEDFDYAVKERRKGGWDVKITPNDAEDVRQMFLTVSENGSASLRVNSDRRQAISFNGYITEKEKSKSGE, encoded by the coding sequence ATGAAAAGAATATATCCTGTCCTGAGAATTACCCTGTGTGCCTTGCTCATCGCAGCGGCGTATTTACCGGCCGGCGCGCAGGATATGGACGAAGCGGACGTGAAGGCGCTGATCGAAGACAGAAATTTTGTTTTCAAAGCCCAAATGGCGCTGCCCATGGGGGGCAACAGCAGGTACCTGACCAGTTCCTACGATATGAAGGTTTCCGAAGAACGGGTTATCACCTATCTTCCCTATTTCGGCCGGGCTTACCGGGCCCCTTCCGACCTCACAGGAGGCGGCATTGACTTTGAATCCGAGGATTTTGACTATGCCGTCAAGGAACGAAGAAAAGGAGGCTGGGATGTTAAGATCACGCCGAACGACGCAGAAGATGTCCGGCAGATGTTCCTTACGGTTTCTGAGAACGGCTCTGCTTCCCTGCGTGTAAACAGCGACCGGCGTCAGGCAATTTCGTTCAACGGGTATATCACCGAAAAAGAAAAAAGCAAATCCGGCGAATAA
- a CDS encoding helix-turn-helix transcriptional regulator, translated as MNGKKPVFNRIKAVLAEKGKTNLWLAQKLGMNKTTVSKWCTNSMQPTVETLFEVARALNADVRELLVPSKNKGSDQTL; from the coding sequence ATGAATGGGAAAAAGCCCGTCTTTAACCGGATCAAAGCAGTACTGGCCGAAAAGGGGAAGACCAACCTTTGGCTGGCACAAAAGTTGGGGATGAATAAAACCACGGTTTCCAAATGGTGTACGAACAGTATGCAGCCTACGGTGGAAACCCTTTTTGAAGTTGCCCGTGCGCTGAATGCGGATGTAAGGGAACTGCTTGTGCCGTCGAAAAATAAAGGATCGGACCAAACCCTTTAA
- a CDS encoding HEPN domain-containing protein, producing MHTSFNHLPAINQQDQLDYLVRIITDSLDVSAIIYIGSITSSTVIKSCFAPEGIEGNYQYEYDLLVIPPAGEMREDYELQDIIESRCRSYAHVNATVRSMDIIRDLLRKGSSFFHTVFSEGYLLYSNGQANLPFLTPAGIPANKSVKAEQDWDLLYQDAVRFLNGAEFYAGNRDLRHAVFMLHQAAERVCSAMIRVFTGLHTSTHNLNKLLRYTRLFSMEPSAIFPRNTPEEIHLFDLLFRGYSDARYRQSYEINENELEILLRRLHRLHQVAEGLCRRQLRAYALKEGKRDPLLKKITGGKVRPQNDNPPL from the coding sequence ATGCATACTTCGTTTAATCATTTGCCCGCGATCAACCAACAGGATCAATTAGACTACCTGGTAAGGATCATTACCGACTCACTGGATGTAAGCGCAATTATTTACATCGGAAGCATCACCTCCAGCACGGTGATAAAAAGCTGTTTCGCCCCTGAGGGCATAGAAGGGAATTATCAATATGAATATGACCTCCTGGTTATTCCGCCGGCGGGAGAAATGCGTGAGGATTATGAACTGCAGGATATTATCGAAAGCCGCTGCCGGTCTTACGCCCATGTGAACGCTACCGTCCGAAGCATGGATATCATCAGGGACCTCCTCCGGAAGGGAAGCTCGTTTTTTCACACGGTTTTTAGCGAAGGTTACCTGCTGTATAGTAACGGGCAGGCAAATCTGCCTTTCCTGACCCCTGCCGGAATTCCGGCTAACAAATCGGTAAAAGCCGAACAGGATTGGGACCTCCTTTACCAGGATGCCGTCAGGTTCCTGAATGGGGCGGAGTTCTACGCAGGCAACCGGGATCTTCGCCATGCCGTATTTATGCTGCACCAGGCGGCTGAACGGGTTTGCTCAGCCATGATACGGGTATTTACAGGGCTGCATACCAGCACGCATAACCTGAATAAGCTGCTCCGGTATACCCGGCTTTTCAGCATGGAACCTTCCGCGATCTTTCCAAGGAACACGCCCGAAGAAATTCACCTGTTTGACCTGCTTTTCAGGGGATATTCCGATGCCCGTTATCGCCAGAGCTACGAGATCAATGAAAATGAACTTGAAATCCTGCTGCGGCGCCTGCACCGGTTGCATCAGGTAGCCGAAGGCCTTTGCAGGAGGCAGCTGCGGGCTTACGCCCTGAAGGAGGGCAAGCGGGATCCTTTACTTAAAAAAATAACAGGCGGAAAGGTCAGGCCACAAAATGATAACCCACCCCTTTAA
- a CDS encoding response regulator transcription factor, with amino-acid sequence MKRTKVLYIEDEPALGRIVKESLESRDFSVSMGTDGGEAIASFLRNKPDICVLDIMLPEKDGYTIAREIRRISPTVPIIFLTAKTQTEDLLKGFESGGNDYIHKPFSMEELIVRISNLLQLTSGLSSPSPEIIPLGQYTFFPLRYELQNGADTRKLSYREANLLMIFMENRNALVKRKDILLRIWGDDSFFNSRTLDVYITKLREYLRKDPSIEIITVKGVGYHFVA; translated from the coding sequence ATGAAAAGAACTAAGGTGCTTTACATAGAGGACGAACCTGCGCTGGGCCGGATTGTAAAGGAGAGCCTGGAAAGCCGGGATTTTTCTGTAAGCATGGGAACCGACGGCGGTGAAGCCATTGCCTCGTTCCTGAGAAATAAACCCGATATCTGCGTACTCGACATTATGCTTCCTGAAAAGGACGGCTATACCATTGCCAGGGAGATCCGCCGGATAAGCCCTACGGTTCCGATCATTTTCCTAACGGCAAAAACACAAACCGAAGACCTGCTAAAAGGCTTTGAATCGGGTGGAAACGATTATATTCATAAGCCTTTCAGCATGGAAGAGCTGATTGTCCGGATCAGCAACCTGCTGCAGCTTACCAGCGGCCTTTCCAGCCCTTCGCCCGAAATAATTCCGCTTGGCCAGTACACTTTTTTCCCGCTTCGTTATGAACTGCAAAATGGTGCAGACACCCGCAAACTCTCTTACCGGGAAGCAAACCTGCTGATGATCTTCATGGAAAACCGGAATGCCTTGGTTAAACGAAAAGATATTCTCCTGCGAATCTGGGGAGACGATTCCTTCTTTAATTCCCGCACCCTTGACGTATACATTACCAAGCTTCGCGAATATTTAAGAAAAGACCCCTCGATTGAAATCATTACCGTTAAAGGGGTGGGTTATCATTTTGTGGCCTGA